A genomic stretch from Setaria italica strain Yugu1 chromosome VII, Setaria_italica_v2.0, whole genome shotgun sequence includes:
- the LOC101753460 gene encoding uncharacterized protein LOC101753460 isoform X3 yields the protein MLLVLCRVWSSVPTDEEQMHDCKRAQRKGGAHTNTFGCRSNKLKSNRNRLQLAVPSSSDNANYCTKLTICRAQSEDSKGGGGFLTGFLIGGAIFGTLGYVFAPQISRTLDSLLDENGQDSESDETGLQRVPRPRRGQYYDEGLEKTRQTLGDKISQLNLAIDKAASRLKRVTGNVENEALTDETEVEPS from the exons ATGTTGCTAGTTTTGTGCCGTGTTTGGTCTTCAGTCCCTACTGATGAGGAACAGATGCACGACTGTAAAAGGGCGCAACGAAAGG GTGGGGCGCATACAAATACATTTGGCTGCAGGAGTAACAAGCTGAAGTCCAACAGAAATCGTTTGCAGCTTGCAGTTCCTTCAAGTTCTGACAATGCAAATTACTGCACAAAGTTAACCATCTGCAGAGCACAGAG TGAAGATTCTAAAGGTGGTGGAGGATTCCTGACCGGCTTTCTTATTGGGGGAGCAATCTTTGGAACACTGGGCTATGTCTTTGCCCCTCAG ATCAGCAGAACATTAGATTCTTTGTTGGATGAAAATGGACAAGATAGTGAATCTGATGAAACTGGCCTCCAAAGGGTGCCAAGACCACGGCGTGGTCAATATTATGATGAAGGTTTGGAG AAAACGCGTCAAACACTGGGCGACAAGATAAGCCAACTGAACTTGGCAATTGACAAAGCTGCCTCACGGCTGAAACGTGTCACTGGCAATGTCGAAAATGAGGCCTTGACAGATGAAACAGAAGTAGAGCCT